In one window of Erythrolamprus reginae isolate rEryReg1 chromosome 1, rEryReg1.hap1, whole genome shotgun sequence DNA:
- the LOC139158736 gene encoding membrane-spanning 4-domains subfamily A member 12-like — protein sequence MTGFIHISFGIILSTLSSVYTSLFVSGEIPFLGGASFIVSGCLSIGAEKSPTECAVKGSQAMNIISAIFALLGILAFIVDLTVYGPFHSDDNYEYSLVMTGNRIAVVLLTFTIVEFCIASATAYFWCRATRSDSNEAILIDPNTVRTDNEVPSVESSIHCPPSSNDVSYDLKVEVV from the exons ATGACTGGCTTCATACACATTAGCTTTGGGATCATTCTCAGCACCCTATCCAGTGTATATACCTCATTATTTGTATCTGGAGAGATTCCCTTCTTGGGAGGAGCATCC TTCATTGTTTCTGGATGCCTCTCAATTGGTGCTGAGAAGAGCCCCACGGAATGTGCG GTAAAAGGCTCACAAGCCATGAATATCATCAGTGCCATTTTTGCATTACTTGGAATATTGGCTTTTATAGTAGACCTGACCGTATATGGCCCATTTCATTCAGATGATAATTACGAGTATTCACTAGTGATG ACAGGCAATAGGATCGCCGTTGTGCTGTTGACATTCACCATTGTGGAATTCTGCATTGCATCGGCAACTGCATATTTTTGGTGCCGGGCAACCCGTTCTGACTCCAACGAG GCTATATTGATTGACCCAAACACCGTCAGGACAGATAATGAAGTCCCTTCTGTAGAATCTTCAATACATTGTCCACCGAGCTCTAATGATGTAAGTTATGATTTAAAAGTTGAGGTCGTGTAG